A single Nicotiana tabacum cultivar K326 chromosome 5, ASM71507v2, whole genome shotgun sequence DNA region contains:
- the LOC142181194 gene encoding uncharacterized protein LOC142181194 yields the protein MAGQKSVAFRDLCMFPDVHLSPGFKVPKFEKYNGHGDPIAHLKRYCNQLRGVGRNEELLIAYFGESLTGVASEWFLDRDTSCWYVWDDMARAFVKQFQYNIDIAPDRISLSNLKKKPTESFREYAIKWREQAARAKPPMDDHELITVFLQAQEPDYFQYMTSAVGKSFPEAIKIVEMVENGLKTCRIISQTALKAAAQAVQIESGNTNERDEEIMVISGLRRGSRRTSRRYVQPHQVFHDPPKHYYPPPNPQYSVDPSQYVAQPPNHLRKRARVSQNLYQPPQNFRLPCNPHPSQWYRREQKLKDSFTPIGESYASLFEKLKQHDMIALIPPNQVDRRAKSFDSSKRCEYHSNALGTMWKIVGI from the coding sequence atggcaggtcaaaagagcGTTGCCTTCagagatctatgcatgttccccgatgtccacttgtcGCCTGGTTTCAAggttccaaaatttgaaaagtacaatggacatggagaccccatagcccacctgaaaaggtattgcaaccaattgagaggtgtgggaagaaatgaggaattgcttatagcttattttggggaaagcctcacgggagtagcatctgaatggtttttggatcgggacacatcttgctggtacgtctgggatgacatggcacgagcctttgtcaaacagtttcaatacaacatcgacatcgccccagaccgcatttccctttctaacctaaaaaagaaaccaactgaaagtttcagggaatatgccatcaaatggagagagcaggcagctagagctaagccgcccatggatgaccacgagttaatcactgtctttctacaggctcaagagccagattattttcaatacatgacgtccgcagtgggtaaatccttcccggaagcaatcaaaatagtagaaatggtggagaacggtcttaagacatgcagaattataagtcaaacagctctcaaagctgcagctcaagctgtccaaattgaatctggTAACACGAATGAGAGAGATGAAGAAATCATGGTGATATCAGGGTTGAGAAGAGGttctaggagaacatctcgaaggtatgtgcAGCCTCATCAGGTTTTTCATGACCCCCCTAAGCATTACTATCCACCTCCGAACCCCCAATACTCTGTTGATCCATCCCAGTATGTTGCCCAGCCACCAAATCACCTAAGAAAGCGAGCacgagtatcacaaaatctcTACCAGCCTCCGCAAAATTTTCGATTACCttgtaacccacatccaagccagtgGTATAGAAGGGAGCAAAAGTTGAAAGAtagttttacaccaataggagagtcctatgcaagcttatttgagaagttaaaacaGCATGACATGATTGCACTCATTCCTCCAAATCAGGTGGACCGACGTGCGAAAAGCTTTGACtcatctaaaaggtgtgaatatcaCTCCAATGCTCTGGGCACAATGTGGAaaattgtcgggatttga